A portion of the Burkholderia pseudomultivorans genome contains these proteins:
- a CDS encoding histidine-type phosphatase — protein MTRPIRTTAALTIACLLLAACGGEDSTPPAASADNHGTTPAPQPQPQPQPPAPTPATYYQTKTPYRPQQDAATYEAPPAGYAPVYTELVARHGSRGLSGFKYDGAIYAMLVKAEADGALTALGAQLKADTYTMMKANALLGYGVPGISTPGYGNLTQTGIREQQQLATRLAQRLPALFAAGNRQVVVVNSGQDRAVDSSTYFSAALVAARPALAPAITLPAAPAGYPAGAPVAQPAGTNRFLLYFHSLKPASDLVTDSGDPYYATYQASQAYQAYASDATVAAKLKAIKAAPQAAEVAQTVLSALLSPAFIAKLGSDGYTFSNTGTHAFTSADGKFTNTLKGDGKTKIATPVDAVNVLYNLMQVAPAMTAETGGVTMEKYIGAEQAQYLAYLQDAEDYYQKGPGIQEANPRTYRMAKVLQDDFFAEVEAIARGDLTRAAKLRFTHAEVVIPFASIMNLKNVFVPTPQAQTYTYANNPWRGDQVSPMAANMQWDVYRNGSRLIVKMLYNERETDFQAACDGAKIAPGSHYYDYAGLKQCYGYR, from the coding sequence ATGACACGCCCCATCCGCACTACCGCCGCCCTGACGATCGCCTGCCTGCTGCTCGCCGCTTGCGGCGGCGAGGACTCGACGCCGCCCGCCGCGTCGGCCGACAACCACGGCACGACGCCCGCACCGCAGCCGCAACCGCAGCCGCAGCCGCCGGCACCGACGCCCGCGACCTACTACCAGACGAAGACACCGTACCGCCCGCAGCAGGACGCCGCGACGTACGAAGCGCCGCCGGCCGGATACGCGCCGGTCTACACCGAACTCGTCGCGCGTCACGGCTCGCGTGGGCTGTCGGGCTTCAAGTACGACGGCGCGATCTACGCGATGCTGGTCAAGGCCGAGGCCGACGGCGCACTGACCGCGCTCGGGGCGCAGCTCAAGGCCGATACGTACACGATGATGAAGGCGAATGCGCTGCTCGGCTATGGCGTGCCGGGCATCTCGACGCCCGGCTACGGCAACCTCACGCAAACGGGCATCCGCGAACAGCAGCAGCTCGCCACGCGTCTCGCGCAGCGGCTGCCCGCGCTGTTCGCGGCGGGCAACCGGCAGGTGGTCGTCGTCAACTCGGGCCAGGACCGCGCGGTCGACAGCTCGACGTATTTCTCCGCGGCACTGGTTGCCGCCCGCCCTGCACTGGCGCCGGCGATCACGCTGCCGGCCGCGCCGGCCGGCTATCCGGCGGGCGCACCGGTCGCGCAGCCGGCCGGCACCAATCGCTTTCTGCTGTACTTCCACTCGCTGAAGCCGGCCTCCGACCTCGTGACCGATTCGGGCGATCCGTACTATGCGACCTATCAGGCGAGCCAGGCGTACCAGGCCTATGCAAGCGACGCGACCGTGGCCGCGAAGCTGAAGGCGATCAAGGCCGCGCCGCAGGCGGCCGAGGTCGCGCAAACGGTGCTGTCCGCCCTGCTGTCGCCCGCCTTCATCGCGAAACTCGGCTCGGACGGCTACACGTTCTCGAACACCGGCACCCATGCGTTCACGTCGGCGGACGGCAAGTTCACCAACACGCTGAAGGGCGACGGCAAGACGAAGATCGCGACGCCCGTCGATGCGGTGAACGTGCTGTACAACCTGATGCAGGTCGCGCCCGCGATGACGGCGGAAACCGGCGGCGTCACGATGGAAAAGTACATCGGCGCCGAGCAGGCGCAATATCTCGCCTACCTGCAGGACGCCGAGGACTACTACCAGAAGGGGCCCGGCATCCAGGAAGCGAATCCGCGGACCTACCGGATGGCGAAGGTCCTGCAGGACGATTTTTTCGCCGAGGTGGAGGCGATCGCGCGCGGCGACCTGACGCGCGCCGCGAAGCTGCGCTTCACGCACGCGGAGGTCGTGATTCCGTTCGCGTCGATCATGAACCTGAAGAACGTGTTCGTGCCGACGCCGCAGGCGCAGACGTACACGTATGCGAACAACCCGTGGCGCGGCGATCAGGTGTCGCCGATGGCCGCGAACATGCAGTGGGATGTCTACCGCAACGGGTCGCGGCTCATCGTCAAGATGCTGTACAACGAGCGCGAGACGGATTTCCAGGCCGCGTGCGACGGCGCGAAGATTGCGCCCGGCAGCCACTACTACGATTACGCCGGGCTGAAGCAGTGCTACGGCTATCGGTGA
- a CDS encoding sensor domain-containing diguanylate cyclase, which yields MQARSSAPHYVVAIGVLIACALMGLCILQLFQSRNDALDRARETSHNLVLVAERDIARNFELYNLSLEAVIQGVQRPDVMAAAPALRRSVLFDHAMTAQYLGSMLVLDAHGNIVLDSQNDIPRKGNFADRKYFTVHRDRDDVGLYISDPFESRLRGGTPSIALTRRISNPDGSFAGVALIAINLEYFHTLFAGLALGPHGSISLIGTDGIMVMRQPYDIHTVGRDIRGAATFRRFRLAPEGSFLEKSTIDGVRRLYYFKTLPHLPLILMVAEAEQDIYAAWYRRAMTIGALVATFGAAFIALSVLLSSQLRRRMRAESELILLARTDGLTGLDNRRSFGEVLDREWRRARRMRSVFSLLFVDVDRFKAYNDTYGHQAGDDALAAVARCIGDSIRRPADVAARYGGEEFVVLLPDTSENGAAQIAERIRLAINELGLEHAGSEYGRVTASIGLASWTPEHDDDPGAIIKAADEALYYAKATGRNKISAARHPA from the coding sequence ATGCAAGCGCGCTCGTCAGCGCCTCATTATGTCGTCGCCATCGGCGTGTTGATCGCATGCGCGCTCATGGGGCTATGCATATTGCAATTGTTCCAGAGCCGGAACGATGCGCTCGATCGGGCGCGCGAGACTTCACACAACCTGGTGTTGGTCGCCGAGCGCGACATCGCCCGCAATTTCGAGCTGTACAATCTTTCGCTCGAAGCGGTGATTCAAGGCGTCCAGCGGCCGGACGTGATGGCCGCCGCGCCGGCATTGCGTCGCAGCGTGCTGTTCGACCACGCGATGACGGCCCAATATCTGGGCTCGATGCTGGTGCTCGACGCACACGGCAATATCGTCCTCGACTCGCAGAACGATATACCGCGCAAAGGCAATTTCGCGGATCGCAAGTACTTCACGGTTCACCGCGATCGCGACGACGTCGGGCTGTACATCAGCGATCCGTTCGAGTCGCGCCTGCGCGGCGGCACGCCGAGCATCGCGCTGACCCGCCGCATCTCGAACCCGGACGGCTCATTCGCCGGCGTCGCCCTGATCGCCATCAATCTCGAGTACTTCCACACGCTGTTCGCCGGCCTGGCGCTGGGCCCGCACGGGTCGATCTCCCTGATCGGCACCGACGGCATCATGGTCATGCGCCAGCCGTACGACATACACACCGTCGGGCGCGACATCCGCGGCGCCGCCACTTTCCGCCGGTTCCGCCTCGCGCCCGAAGGCTCCTTTCTCGAGAAGTCGACGATCGACGGCGTGCGTCGCCTGTATTACTTCAAGACCCTGCCGCACCTGCCCTTGATCCTGATGGTCGCCGAAGCCGAACAGGACATCTATGCGGCATGGTACCGGCGCGCAATGACGATCGGCGCCCTCGTCGCCACGTTCGGCGCGGCGTTCATCGCGCTTTCCGTCCTGCTCAGCAGCCAGCTTCGACGCCGCATGCGGGCCGAGTCCGAACTGATCCTGCTCGCCCGCACCGACGGCCTCACCGGCCTGGACAATCGCCGCAGCTTCGGCGAGGTCCTCGACAGGGAATGGCGCCGCGCACGTCGCATGCGTTCGGTCTTCTCGCTGCTGTTCGTCGACGTCGACCGCTTCAAGGCCTATAACGACACCTACGGCCATCAGGCCGGCGACGACGCGCTCGCCGCTGTCGCCCGCTGCATCGGCGACAGCATCCGTCGGCCGGCGGACGTCGCGGCCCGCTATGGCGGCGAAGAATTCGTCGTGTTGCTGCCCGACACGTCGGAAAACGGCGCGGCGCAGATCGCCGAGCGCATCCGGCTCGCCATCAACGAACTGGGCCTCGAGCATGCCGGCAGCGAATACGGCCGCGTCACCGCGAGTATCGGTCTGGCCAGCTGGACGCCCGAGCACGACGACGATCCCGGCGCAATCATCAAGGCCGCGGACGAGGCGTTGTACTACGCGAAGGCAACCGGTCGAAACAAGATTTCCGCCGCCCGGCATCCGGCCTAG
- a CDS encoding CheR family methyltransferase — MGSNFTTEQLRVVVLGGSAGSLDALRAIVAALPAQAGFAVLVITHLDPSEESRLAEILQADSRMPVEKLAHLRKIEHDRLYVLPENAGVIALDGHFRLTRRQAGLNLPIDTCLASLAQDPDVNGAAVILSGTGQDGASGLVDLKASGGFAIAQQPQTASHQGMPTAAIDTGLVDEVLPPADIARCLVQRFGDPARGDGTADGQASDHDALGTAVSIVQQKTGINLGYVKDVNLRRRFLRRVLLQKDRDVDAYLQLLRSDAREAEALRDDILIGVTAFFRDAEFVNVLRQSVIPSLLELKRDPIRVWVPACSTGEEVYTIATLLREALDREALHRHVQIFGTDINEASIEIARAGRYSLASIDDVPEAFRETTFAATSGGYVVRKSIRDMCVFARHNVLTHAPFSGMDLISCRNLLIYLRKEAQQHVLEVLHYACRPDGFVLLGRAEAVSGTDGFEHAGAPHLYRKVPAAKRQQGAFPIDALRPWASQGVAPSVRRVQQPDPVLEAANRAALERYAPPGFVVDDKGDVVHFRGDVSGFVAPASGEASLALPRLLRPELNVTVRTALIEAKRTGHPVRRERVALDDAYFALEVLPLAADDLVPHYLVTVERLPADAPAPQSAGAGSANGRVQELERTITTLSDELEATQGQLKSVVAEFESANEELRTANEEMLSTNEELQSANEELLLAKQELESANQELASLNEELKSRNQQLDRANDDLSNLVEGIPLPVVVLDRQLRLRHFSPQAQTLFALPDDSVGQPMAQQNKLFSAADLERVVQSAVQGLADVEHEYQDSEGRWWLVNVRAYRTADDRIDGAVLAFQDIDALKRALGTAQAARTEAERANTAKDNFLGLVSHELRAPLNVISGWAAVLATASERGMPADEQMSQRAVTTIMRHCQLQAELIDDLLDVSRISSGRFSLDTKPADFAAIVQTVVESNRPVAARKEISLATAGLNARAVVSGDARRLQQVASNLIGNALKFTPQGGRVEVALTRLGTMLELSVTDNGIGVSAEQLPYLFDRFMQSDTSRTRNYGGLGLGLSIVKHLVTAHGGTVTASSEGEGRGTRLTVRLPSLQDSIVDADAAAPASSGSVRLEGLSVLLVDDDVQAQEALAHLLRGLGAQVQLATGAKDALARLAAGSFDILISDLAMPDDDGHALLRGVREREGDRQRIYALALTGLASINDRDAAIAAGFDDHLPKPVNLQLLLEKLSLGRGR, encoded by the coding sequence GTGGGGTCGAATTTCACCACCGAGCAACTGCGGGTGGTCGTACTGGGCGGCTCGGCCGGCAGCCTGGACGCCCTGCGCGCGATCGTCGCCGCCCTGCCGGCTCAGGCGGGCTTCGCCGTCCTCGTCATCACCCATCTCGATCCGAGCGAGGAAAGCCGGCTGGCCGAGATCCTGCAGGCGGACTCGCGCATGCCGGTCGAGAAACTGGCCCATCTGCGCAAGATCGAGCATGACCGTTTGTACGTGCTGCCCGAGAATGCCGGCGTGATCGCACTGGACGGTCATTTCCGGCTCACGCGCCGACAGGCCGGACTGAACCTGCCGATCGACACCTGCCTCGCATCGCTCGCGCAGGATCCGGACGTCAATGGTGCGGCGGTGATCCTGTCCGGCACCGGGCAGGACGGAGCGTCGGGCCTGGTGGACCTGAAGGCCTCCGGCGGCTTCGCGATTGCGCAACAGCCGCAGACGGCCAGCCACCAGGGCATGCCGACAGCGGCAATCGATACCGGTCTGGTCGACGAGGTGCTGCCGCCCGCAGACATCGCCCGGTGCCTGGTGCAGCGCTTTGGCGACCCGGCCCGCGGCGACGGGACTGCCGACGGGCAGGCGTCGGACCACGACGCGCTCGGCACCGCGGTCTCCATCGTCCAGCAGAAGACCGGCATCAATCTCGGCTACGTCAAGGACGTCAACCTGCGCCGCCGGTTTCTGCGCCGCGTGCTGTTGCAGAAGGACCGGGACGTCGATGCCTACCTGCAACTGCTGCGCAGCGATGCACGCGAAGCCGAAGCGCTGCGGGACGACATTCTGATCGGCGTGACCGCCTTCTTCCGCGACGCCGAGTTCGTCAACGTGCTTCGTCAGTCCGTCATCCCTTCCCTGCTCGAGCTCAAGCGCGATCCGATTCGCGTATGGGTGCCGGCCTGCTCGACGGGAGAAGAGGTTTACACCATTGCGACGCTGCTGCGGGAGGCGCTCGATCGCGAGGCGCTGCACCGCCACGTGCAGATTTTCGGCACCGACATCAACGAGGCATCGATCGAGATCGCGCGAGCCGGCCGCTACAGCCTGGCATCGATCGACGACGTGCCGGAGGCGTTTCGCGAAACCACGTTCGCCGCCACCTCGGGCGGCTACGTCGTGCGCAAGTCGATCCGCGACATGTGCGTGTTCGCGCGGCACAACGTGCTCACCCACGCGCCGTTCTCCGGCATGGACCTGATCAGTTGCCGCAACCTGCTGATCTACCTGCGCAAGGAGGCCCAGCAGCACGTGCTCGAGGTATTGCATTACGCGTGCCGGCCGGACGGTTTCGTGCTGCTCGGTCGCGCCGAAGCCGTTTCCGGCACGGACGGCTTCGAGCATGCGGGCGCGCCGCACCTGTACCGCAAAGTACCGGCCGCGAAGCGGCAACAAGGCGCGTTTCCGATCGATGCATTGCGGCCGTGGGCCAGCCAGGGCGTCGCACCGTCGGTACGCCGTGTCCAGCAGCCGGACCCCGTCCTGGAGGCGGCCAACCGTGCGGCGCTGGAACGCTATGCGCCGCCCGGCTTCGTGGTCGACGACAAGGGCGACGTCGTCCACTTTCGCGGCGACGTGTCGGGCTTCGTCGCGCCCGCGAGCGGGGAAGCCTCGCTGGCCCTGCCGCGCCTGTTGCGCCCCGAGCTGAACGTGACGGTGCGCACGGCCCTGATCGAGGCCAAGCGCACGGGGCATCCCGTGCGGCGCGAGCGGGTCGCCCTGGACGACGCGTACTTCGCGCTGGAGGTACTGCCGCTCGCGGCCGACGACCTGGTCCCGCACTACCTCGTCACGGTGGAGCGCCTGCCCGCCGACGCGCCCGCGCCGCAAAGCGCCGGCGCAGGCAGCGCGAACGGCCGCGTTCAGGAGCTTGAACGCACCATCACCACGCTGTCCGACGAACTCGAGGCCACGCAGGGGCAGCTCAAGAGCGTGGTCGCGGAATTCGAATCGGCCAACGAAGAGCTGCGCACCGCCAACGAGGAAATGCTCAGCACCAACGAGGAGCTGCAGAGCGCCAACGAAGAATTGCTGCTCGCCAAACAGGAGCTCGAGTCGGCCAACCAGGAGCTGGCGTCGCTGAACGAAGAGCTCAAATCGCGCAACCAGCAGCTGGACCGGGCCAACGACGACCTGAGCAATCTGGTCGAAGGCATTCCGCTGCCGGTGGTCGTGCTCGACCGGCAGCTGCGTCTGCGCCATTTCTCGCCGCAGGCACAAACGCTGTTCGCGTTGCCCGACGACAGTGTCGGGCAGCCGATGGCCCAGCAGAACAAGCTGTTCTCCGCGGCCGATCTCGAACGGGTGGTGCAGTCCGCCGTGCAGGGGCTCGCCGACGTGGAGCACGAGTATCAGGACAGCGAAGGTCGCTGGTGGCTCGTCAACGTGCGTGCATACCGCACGGCCGACGATCGCATCGACGGCGCGGTGCTCGCATTCCAGGACATCGATGCGCTCAAGCGCGCCCTCGGGACCGCGCAAGCCGCCAGGACGGAGGCCGAGCGCGCCAATACGGCAAAGGACAACTTTCTCGGCCTGGTGTCGCACGAGCTGCGCGCGCCGCTGAACGTGATTTCCGGCTGGGCGGCCGTGCTGGCGACGGCCAGCGAACGCGGGATGCCGGCCGACGAGCAAATGAGTCAGCGCGCGGTGACGACCATCATGCGCCACTGTCAGCTGCAGGCCGAACTCATCGACGATCTGCTGGATGTCTCCCGCATCTCCTCCGGCCGGTTCTCGCTCGACACGAAGCCGGCCGACTTCGCGGCGATCGTGCAGACCGTGGTGGAAAGCAATCGTCCCGTCGCGGCGAGGAAGGAGATTTCGCTCGCCACGGCCGGGCTGAACGCCCGGGCCGTCGTGAGCGGCGATGCGCGGCGCTTGCAGCAGGTCGCATCCAACCTGATCGGCAATGCACTGAAATTCACGCCGCAAGGCGGCCGCGTGGAGGTCGCACTGACGCGCCTGGGCACGATGCTCGAACTGTCGGTCACCGACAACGGGATCGGCGTAAGCGCCGAGCAGCTTCCCTATCTGTTCGACCGCTTCATGCAGTCCGACACGAGTCGCACGCGCAACTACGGCGGCCTCGGCCTGGGTCTGTCGATCGTCAAGCATCTGGTGACGGCGCACGGCGGCACGGTCACGGCCAGCAGCGAGGGCGAGGGCCGCGGTACGCGACTGACGGTGCGCCTGCCGTCGCTGCAGGACTCCATCGTCGATGCGGACGCCGCTGCGCCCGCCTCGAGCGGCTCGGTGCGCCTGGAAGGCCTGTCGGTCCTGCTGGTTGACGACGACGTGCAGGCGCAGGAGGCACTGGCGCATCTGCTGCGCGGCCTTGGCGCGCAAGTCCAGCTCGCCACCGGCGCCAAGGATGCGCTCGCGCGGCTCGCGGCCGGCTCTTTCGACATCCTGATCAGCGACCTCGCGATGCCGGACGACGACGGTCATGCCCTGCTGCGCGGCGTGCGCGAGCGCGAAGGCGATCGACAGCGCATTTACGCGCTGGCCCTCACCGGTCTGGCGTCGATCAACGATCGGGATGCCGCGATCGCCGCGGGATTCGACGATCATCTGCCCAAGCCGGTGAATCTGCAGTTGCTGCTGGAGAAGCTGTCGCTCGGACGCGGTCGGTAG
- a CDS encoding carbonic anhydrase yields the protein MRDIIDGFLRFQREIYPQRVELFKKLATTQNPKALFVTCSDSRVVPELLTQREPGELFVIRNAGNIVPSYGPEPGGVSATVEYAVAVLGVRDIVICGHSDCGAMGAISRCTCLDHMPAVANWLRHSDAAKAINAAHEFDTPRAKLDGLVRENVIAQLANLRTHPSVALALEQGRMNLHGWVYDIERGVIDALDGATRRFVPLAESPTTVAVASRKGDAA from the coding sequence ATGCGCGACATCATCGACGGCTTCCTGCGCTTTCAGCGCGAGATCTACCCGCAACGCGTGGAGCTGTTCAAGAAGCTGGCCACCACACAAAATCCGAAGGCATTGTTCGTCACGTGCTCGGACAGCCGGGTCGTCCCGGAGCTGCTTACCCAGCGTGAACCCGGCGAATTGTTCGTGATCCGCAACGCGGGGAACATCGTGCCGTCCTACGGCCCCGAGCCGGGCGGTGTTTCGGCGACCGTCGAATATGCGGTGGCGGTGCTCGGCGTCAGGGACATCGTGATATGCGGCCACTCCGACTGCGGGGCGATGGGCGCGATCTCGCGCTGCACCTGTCTCGATCACATGCCCGCCGTCGCGAACTGGCTGCGCCATTCGGATGCCGCCAAAGCCATCAATGCCGCGCACGAGTTCGATACGCCGCGCGCCAAACTCGATGGCCTGGTGCGCGAGAACGTCATCGCGCAGCTCGCCAACCTGCGCACGCATCCTTCCGTTGCACTCGCGCTCGAACAGGGGCGCATGAATCTGCACGGGTGGGTCTACGATATCGAGCGGGGCGTGATCGACGCGCTCGATGGCGCCACGCGGCGATTTGTGCCGTTGGCGGAATCACCGACCACGGTCGCCGTTGCGTCGCGCAAGGGCGACGCGGCCTGA